One region of Salvia miltiorrhiza cultivar Shanhuang (shh) chromosome 3, IMPLAD_Smil_shh, whole genome shotgun sequence genomic DNA includes:
- the LOC131013960 gene encoding heat shock cognate 70 kDa protein-like, whose translation MDGEGPAIGIDLGTTYSCVAVWQRGGVEIIANDQGNRTTPSYVAFTTAERLIGDAAKNQVADNPINTVFDAKRLIGRKFNDPTVQLDVKFWPFKVIPDSINRPMMVVTYKGEEKQFSAEEISSMVLTKMKDIAEAYLGSTVKNVVVTVPAYFNDSQRQATKDAGAIAGLNVMRIINEPTAAAIAYGLDKKGGSGETNVLIFDLGGGTFDVSIVTIDEGIIEVKATAGDTHLGGADFNNRMVNHFVQMLKRKRKNKKATDISGDPRAIRRLRSACERAKRFLSSSSVAKIEIESLYEGTDFYSSITRAKFEQLNMSLFKKCMELVEKCLNDAKMEKSRVDEVVMVGGSTRIPKVEQLLQELFNGKELCKSINPDEAVAYGAAVQAAILSGEGDDKVSNMVLLDVTPLSLGVGSGKDLVKMSVIIPRNTSIPARKEYPYLTLKDNQTSMSFPVYEGERSRATDNNLLGKFVLGGIPPAPRGVGRVMVCIDIDANGIMSVSAEETTTGQRKEITISNDRGRLSKEEIERMVQDAEKYKWEDEEFRKKIAAMKAMEDYAYKMRNTIKDDKNAAKLTEAEKKKAMDAFESAIQWLDSNNDLVEVDDFQDKKKELERIFNPIIAKMCIKE comes from the exons TCGCCGACAATCCTATCAACACTGTTTTCG ATGCAAAGAGGCTGATCGGCCGCAAATTTAATGACCCAACTGTTCAGCTTGACGTGAAATTTTGGCCATTCAAGGTCATTCCTGACTCCATCAACAGGCCTATGATGGTAGTAACTTACAAAGGTGAGGAGAAACAATTTTCAGCTGAGGAGATCTCTTCAATGGTGCTTACCAAAATGAAGGATATCGCCGAGGCATATCTTGGATCAACGGTGAAGAATGTTGTGGTGACAGTGCCTGCTTATTTCAATGACTCTCAGCGTCAGGCAACCAAGGATGCCGGAGCCATTGCCGGTCTTAATGTTATGAGGATCATCAATGAGCCTACTGCTGCAGCCATCGCATATGGTCTAGATAAAAAAGGCGGCTCAGGGGAAACGAATGTGCTTATTTTCGACCTTGGTGGTGGCACATTTGATGTTTCTATAGTCACGATTGATGAGGGCATCATCGAGGTGAAGGCTACTGCTGGTGATACTCATCTTGGAGGTGCGGATTTCAACAACCGGATGGTGAATCACTTCGTTCAGATGTTGAAGCGCAAGCGGAAGAATAAGAAGGCTACCGATATTAGTGGGGATCCGAGAGCTATTAGGAGATTGAGGTCTGCCTGTGAAAGGGCCAAGAGGTTCCTTTCGTCATCTTCCGTGGCCAAAATTGAGATTGAATCATTGTACGAGGGGACTGACTTCTATTCGAGTATCACTCGTGCTAAATTTGAGCAACTTAACATGAGTTTATTCAAAAAGTGTATGGAGCTGGTTGAGAAATGCCTGAATGATGCAAAGATGGAGAAGAGCAGGGTGGATGAGGTGGTGATGGTGGGTGGGTCGACTAGAATTCCCAAGGTTGAACAGCTTTTGCAGGAGTTGTTTAATGGGAAAGAGCTTTGCAAGAGCATTAACCCTGATGAAGCTGTGGCTTACGGTGCTGCTGTGCAAGCTGCAATCTTGAGTGGTGAAGGCGATGACAAGGTGTCCAATATGGTTCTTTTGGATGTTACTCCGTTGTCGCTTGGTGTTGGAAGTGGGAAAGATCTTGTTAAAATGTCAGTAATAATTCCGAGGAACACAAGTATCCCAGCAAGGAAAGAGTATCCATATTTGACACTGAAAGACAATCAAACTTCTATGTCCTTTCCGGTGTACGAGGGCGAAAGAAGCAGGGCAACAGACAACAATCTTCTAGGAAAATTCGTGCTCGGAGGCATTCCCCCGGCCCCCAGAGGTGTTGGTCGAGTGATGGTGTGCATCGACATTGATGCGAATGGTATCATGAGTGTGTCAGCAGAGGAGACGACGACTGGACAAAGGAAGGAGATCACCATCAGCAACGACAGGGGTAGGCTGTCCAAGGAAGAGATAGAGAGGATGGTGCAGGACGCCGAGAAGTACAAGTGGGAGGATGAGGAGTTTAGGAAGAAGATTGCTGCCATGAAAGCTATGGAGGACTATGCCTACAAGATGAGGAACACCATCAAAGATGACAAGAATGCAGCAAAGCTCACAGAAGCcgagaagaagaaggcgatggATGCTTTCGAGTCTGCTATACAATGGTTGGACTCAAACAACGACCTTGTGGAGGTTGATGATTTCCAAGACAAGAAGAAAGAGCTCGAGAGGATTTTCAACCCTATCATTGCCAAGATGTGTATTAAAGAATGA
- the LOC131013962 gene encoding protein TRAUCO-like isoform X2 — MYLLDIRNGSWAHEPYIKIWFLHTCAKRILGVQTDNALNYLIVAVVVILSVFPPIPMDTLQATYREDDDDATNASPSPPTPTATLDAGAAATAAELPENGIKDEPDVAISEDVSSEEASVYGTPQALDADQHDSHNSPNRPPELELEGDEDAELDEEDDEPSPKKQKQLSDLPKPAAAALEITETPSPAATPAQDGKPLALAAKSGKKSKKKNKDVWTTTSRKGKKKTKQASNNNHNSKNPMNGDALAEDRVFISPIPRFPDKSDDFPELEICLSKVYKAEKVELSEDRMSASSTKGYRMVRATRGVTEGAWYFEIRIVHLGETGHTRLGWSTEKGDLQAPVGYDANSFGYRDIDGSKVHKALRDKYANEGYNEGDVIGFYINLPDGGLYAPNPPRLVWHKGQRYICAPNVKEDSLKVVPGSEISYFKNGICQGVAFANLYGGRYYPAASMYTLPNQPPCAVKFNFGPDFERFPEDFGERPHPRPMIEVPYQSFDDRVENGSPWNITRMSPMFKVIKEENSNIAKAAEMAG, encoded by the exons atgtacttgttagatattcgaaatggatcgtgggcacacgaaccgtatatcaaaatatggttcctacaCACGTGTGCCAAAAGGATCTTAGGTGTGCAAACTGACAATGCTTTGAATTACTTGATTGTTGCCGTCGTCGTCATCCTCTCTGTATTCCCTCCAATTCCAATGGACACTCTTCAGGCCACCTACAGAGAGGATGACGACGACGCCACCAACGCCTCCCCTTCGCCACCCACACCCACTGCCACCCTCGACGCTGGAGCCGCCGCAACCGCTGCCGAGTTGCCTGAAAACGGAATCAAGGACGAGCCAGACGTCGCCATCTCCGAAGACGTTTCGTCCGAAGAGGCCTCCGTGTACGGAACGCCGCAAGCTCTAGACGCTGACCAGCACGATTCGCATAATTCCCCAAATCGCCCCCCCGAATTGGAGCTCGAAGGCGACGAAGATGCCGAATTGGATGAGGAAGATGACGAGCCCTCTCCCAAAAAGCAGAAGCAGCTATCCGACTTGCCGAAACCCGCTGCCGCCGCTCTTGAAATCACGGAAACACCCTCGCCGGCAGCCACGCCGGCACAGGACGGGAAACCCCTCGCCCTCGCTGCCAAATCGGGCAAGAAatcgaagaagaagaacaaggaCGTGTGGACCACCACCTCCAGGAAGGGGAAGAAGAAGACCAAGCAAGCCTCCAACAACAATCACAACTCCAAGAATCCCATGAATGGGGACGCCTTGGCTGAGGATAGAGTGTTCATATCTCCGATCCCTAGATTTCCAGACAAAAGTGACGATTTCCCGGAGCTGGAGATCTGCCTCTCGAAGGTTTACAAGGCTGAGAAGGTTGAGCTGAGTGAGGATAGAATGAGTGCGAGTAGCACAAAAGGGTACAGGATGGTAAGGGCAACGAGGGGGGTGACCGAAGGCGCGTGGTATTTTGAGATTAGAATAGTGCATTTGGGAGAGACGGGGCACACGAGGTTGGGCTGGTCGACCGAGAAGGGGGACCTGCAGGCTCCGGTAGGATACGATGCCAACAGCTTTGGTTATAGAGATATTGATGGCAGTAAGGTTCACAAGGCTTTGAGAGACAAGTACGCCAATGAAGGTTATAATGAAGGTGATGTTATAGGTTTCTACATCAATTTGCCAGATGGAGGCTTGTATGCGCCTAACCCTCCGCGCTTGGTTTGGCACAAGGGGCAGCGCTATATTTGTGCTCCCAATGTGAAGGAGGATTCTCTAAAAGTTGTGCCTG GGAGTGAGATATCGTATTTCAAAAACGGCATATGTCAAGGGGTTGCTTTTGCGAATCTCTATGGTGGTCGCTACTATCCTGCTGCTTCCATGTACACCCTCCCTAACCAACCACCTTGTGCTGTTAAGTTCAATTTCGGTCCTGACTTTGAAAGATTTCCTGAAGACTTTGGTGAACGTCCTCATCCGAGACCTATGATTGAAGTTCCATATCAAAGCTTTGATGACAGAGTTGAGAATG GTAGTCCATGGAATATTACTCGAATGTCCCCTATGTTCAAAGtgataaaagaagaaaatagtAATATTGCGAAAGCTGCTGAAATGGCCGGTTAA
- the LOC131013962 gene encoding protein TRAUCO-like isoform X1 has product MDTLQATYREDDDDATNASPSPPTPTATLDAGAAATAAELPENGIKDEPDVAISEDVSSEEASVYGTPQALDADQHDSHNSPNRPPELELEGDEDAELDEEDDEPSPKKQKQLSDLPKPAAAALEITETPSPAATPAQDGKPLALAAKSGKKSKKKNKDVWTTTSRKGKKKTKQASNNNHNSKNPMNGDALAEDRVFISPIPRFPDKSDDFPELEICLSKVYKAEKVELSEDRMSASSTKGYRMVRATRGVTEGAWYFEIRIVHLGETGHTRLGWSTEKGDLQAPVGYDANSFGYRDIDGSKVHKALRDKYANEGYNEGDVIGFYINLPDGGLYAPNPPRLVWHKGQRYICAPNVKEDSLKVVPGSEISYFKNGICQGVAFANLYGGRYYPAASMYTLPNQPPCAVKFNFGPDFERFPEDFGERPHPRPMIEVPYQSFDDRVENGSPWNITRMSPMFKVIKEENSNIAKAAEMAG; this is encoded by the exons ATGGACACTCTTCAGGCCACCTACAGAGAGGATGACGACGACGCCACCAACGCCTCCCCTTCGCCACCCACACCCACTGCCACCCTCGACGCTGGAGCCGCCGCAACCGCTGCCGAGTTGCCTGAAAACGGAATCAAGGACGAGCCAGACGTCGCCATCTCCGAAGACGTTTCGTCCGAAGAGGCCTCCGTGTACGGAACGCCGCAAGCTCTAGACGCTGACCAGCACGATTCGCATAATTCCCCAAATCGCCCCCCCGAATTGGAGCTCGAAGGCGACGAAGATGCCGAATTGGATGAGGAAGATGACGAGCCCTCTCCCAAAAAGCAGAAGCAGCTATCCGACTTGCCGAAACCCGCTGCCGCCGCTCTTGAAATCACGGAAACACCCTCGCCGGCAGCCACGCCGGCACAGGACGGGAAACCCCTCGCCCTCGCTGCCAAATCGGGCAAGAAatcgaagaagaagaacaaggaCGTGTGGACCACCACCTCCAGGAAGGGGAAGAAGAAGACCAAGCAAGCCTCCAACAACAATCACAACTCCAAGAATCCCATGAATGGGGACGCCTTGGCTGAGGATAGAGTGTTCATATCTCCGATCCCTAGATTTCCAGACAAAAGTGACGATTTCCCGGAGCTGGAGATCTGCCTCTCGAAGGTTTACAAGGCTGAGAAGGTTGAGCTGAGTGAGGATAGAATGAGTGCGAGTAGCACAAAAGGGTACAGGATGGTAAGGGCAACGAGGGGGGTGACCGAAGGCGCGTGGTATTTTGAGATTAGAATAGTGCATTTGGGAGAGACGGGGCACACGAGGTTGGGCTGGTCGACCGAGAAGGGGGACCTGCAGGCTCCGGTAGGATACGATGCCAACAGCTTTGGTTATAGAGATATTGATGGCAGTAAGGTTCACAAGGCTTTGAGAGACAAGTACGCCAATGAAGGTTATAATGAAGGTGATGTTATAGGTTTCTACATCAATTTGCCAGATGGAGGCTTGTATGCGCCTAACCCTCCGCGCTTGGTTTGGCACAAGGGGCAGCGCTATATTTGTGCTCCCAATGTGAAGGAGGATTCTCTAAAAGTTGTGCCTG GGAGTGAGATATCGTATTTCAAAAACGGCATATGTCAAGGGGTTGCTTTTGCGAATCTCTATGGTGGTCGCTACTATCCTGCTGCTTCCATGTACACCCTCCCTAACCAACCACCTTGTGCTGTTAAGTTCAATTTCGGTCCTGACTTTGAAAGATTTCCTGAAGACTTTGGTGAACGTCCTCATCCGAGACCTATGATTGAAGTTCCATATCAAAGCTTTGATGACAGAGTTGAGAATG GTAGTCCATGGAATATTACTCGAATGTCCCCTATGTTCAAAGtgataaaagaagaaaatagtAATATTGCGAAAGCTGCTGAAATGGCCGGTTAA